Within the Streptomyces sp. YIM 121038 genome, the region CGGCCCTGCGGGAGCGCTTCGTGCGCTGGGACGACATCGACATCGTGCACCGCGGCACCCGGCACACCTCCGGCGGCCACGGCTTCGCGGCGCTCGGCCGCCGGGCCCTGCTCGCCGTGCTGCACGAGCGCTGCCGCGACCTGGGCGTGGACCTCCGCTTCCGCGCCGAGGCCCCGCCCGCCGCCGAGCTGGCGACGGCGTACGACCTGGTGGTCGCGGCGGACGGGGTGCACAGCGTGACCCGTGAGGCGCACGCGGACGTCTTCAGGACCGCCGTCACCAGCCACCGCTGCCGCTACATCTGGCTGGCCGCCGACTTCGCCTTCGACGCGTTCCGCTTCGAGATCGCCGAGACCGAGCACGGCGTGATGCAGCTGCACGGCTATCCGTTCTCGGCGGACGAGTCCACCGTGATCGTCGAGATGCGCGAGGAGGTCTGGCGCGCGGCGGGCTTCGCCGACGCCGATCCCGCCGAGTCGATCGACCGCTGCGCCAAGGTCTTCGCGGACGCCCTGCACGGCCGCGGCCTGCGCTCGAACAACTCGTCCTGGCTGACCTTCCGCACGGTCGTCAACGACCGCTGGTCGCACGGCAACACGGTGCTGCTCGGCGACGCGGCGCACACCGCGCACTTCTCCATCGGCTCCGGGACGAAGCTCGCCGTCGAGGACGCGCTCGCCCTCGCTGCCTGCCTCCAGGAGCAGCCGGACGTCCCGCGCGCGCTCGCGGCGTACGAGGCCGAGCGCCGCCCGGTCGTGGCGTCCACGCAGCGCGCCGCGCAGGCCAGCCTCCAGTGGTTCGAGGAGCTTCCGCTCTACCTCGGCCAGCCGCCGAGGCAGTTCGCGTTCAACCTGCTCACCCGCAGCCGCCGCGTCACCCACGACAACCTGCGCCTGCGCGACGAGCGGTTCACGACGGCGGTGGAGCGGGACTTCGGCTGCCCCGAGGGCACACCGCCCATGTTCACCCCCTTCACCCTCGGCGGCCTCACCCTGCGCAACCGCGTCGTCGTCTCCCCGATGGACATGTACTCCGCGCGGGACGGCGTCCCCGGCGACTTCCACCTGGTCCACCTGGGCGCGCGGGCCCTCGGCGGGGCGGGCCTCGTCATGACCGAGATGGTGTGCGTGAGCGAGCGGGGCCGCATCACCCCCGGCTGCGCCGGGCTCTACACCGACGAGCAGGCCGACGCCTGGGCGCGCATAGCGGACTTCGTGCACGACCAGTCGCCCGGCACCGCCTTCGGGGTCCAGCTGGGCCACGCGGGCCGCAAGGGCTCCACCAAGCTCATGTGGGAGGGCATCGACGAGCCCCTGGCGGAGGGCAACTGGCCCCTGGTGGCCCCCTCCGCGCTGCCGTACACCTCGCGCAGCCAGGTCCCGCACGCCCTGCGGGCCGACGAACTGCCCGCGCTGCGCGAGGAGTTCGCCGCCGCGGCCCGGCGGGCGGCGCGCTGCGGCTTCGACCTCCTGGAACTCCACTGCGCGCACGGCTACTTGCTCTCCGGCTTCCTGTCCCCGCTCACCAACCGCCGCACGGACGCGTACGGCGGCTCCCTGGAAGCCCGGCTGCGCTTCCCCCTGGAGGTCTTCGACGCGGTGCGCGAGGCCTGGCCCGCCGACCGGCCGATGACGGTCCGCGTCTCCGCCACGGACTGGGCCGAGGGCGGCACCACGGCCGACGACGCCGTGGTGCTCGCCCGCGCCTTCGCGGCCCACGGCGCCGACGCGATCGACGTCTCCACGGGCCAGGTGGTCTCCGACGACGCCCCCGCCTACGGCCGCTCGTACCAGACGCCGTACGCGGACCGCATCCGCAACGAGACCGGCGTCCCCGTGATCGCGGTCGGGGCCATCTCGTCCTGGGACGACGTCAACTCCCTGCTCCTGGCGGGCCGCACCGACCTCTGCGCCCTGGCCCGCCCGCACCTGTACGACCCCCACTGGACCCTGCACGCGGCCGCCGAGCAGGACTACCAGGGCCCCGCCGCCCCGTGGCCCCGCCCCTACCGGGCCGGCAGCCGCCGCCCCCAGACGGGCCGCACGGACGCCCCGAAGCCGAGGCTCAGCCTCTGAGCACGAACTCCGAGCCCGCTCGGTGGAGGCGGTCGTGCAGGCCCTGGAAGACCTCCGCCGAGCGGGTGCCCGGCCAGTACGCCGGGAGGAGCTCCGGGGGCAGGCCCGGGTCGACGTAGGGGAGGTGGCGCCAGGTGTCGAGGGCCAGGAGGTAGTCGCGGTAGGCCTGCTCCGGGGGCGTGTCGGGGCGGGCGTGCCAGGCGCGCAGGACCGGGCCGTGGCGGTCGAGGAAGGCCTCGTGCTCCTTGGCGATGGCGGAGAGGTCCCACCAGCGCGACACCGCCTCGGCGGTGGGGGTGAAGCCCAGGTGCTCGCCCCGGAAGAGGTCGACGTACGCCGTGAGGCCGAGGCGCTCCAGGGTGTGCCGGGTCTCGTCGTGGAGGCGGGCGGGGGCGATCCAGACGCCCGGCGCGGCCGTGCCGAAGCCGAGGCCCGCCAGGCGTGAGCGCAGCACGTGCCGCTTGTTGCGCTCCGCCTCCGGGACGGAGAACACGGCCAGCACCCAGCCGCCGTCGCGGCGTCCGCCCGCGGCCGGGTAGATGCGCCGGTCGCCGTCGTCGAGGAGCTGCCGCGCCTCCGCGGACAGCTCGTACCCCGCGGCCCCGCCGGACGTGCGCGCGGGCACGAGGAGCCCGCGCCGCTTGAGGCGGGACACGGACGAGCGGACGGACGGCGCGTCGACGCCCACCGGCGCGAGGAGGCGGACGAGTTCGGCGACCGCGACGGGGCCGGGGGCCGCCCGGCCGTACGCGCCGTAGAACGTGACGATCAGGGACCTGGGGGCGTGTTGCTCGGACACGTGATCACTCTAGGCCCCGGACGCGGGCCCCGGTTCCGGAAGTGGATCTTCCGCGCCGGGCGCCGCCCCCGGTTCCCGCAGGCGGAAGCGTTGCAGCTTGCCCGTGGCCGTCCTCGGGAGGGCGTCGAGGAACTCCACGGCGCGCGGGCACTTGTAGGGCACCAGCTCCGCCTTGACGAACGCGCGCAGGCGCTCGGCGTCGGGGGTCGCGCCCTCGCGCAGCACCACGTACGCGACGGCGATCTGCCCGCGTCGCTCGTCGGGGCGGCCGACGACGGCGGTCTCCACCACGTCCGGGTGGCGCAGCAGGGCCTCCTCGACCTCGGGGCCCGCGATGTTGTACCCGGCCGAGATGATCATGTCGTCCGCGCGCGCCACGTAGCGGAAGTAGCCGTCGGCGTCGCGGACGTAGGTGTCGCCGGTGACGTTCCAGCCGTGCCGGACGTAGTCGTGCTGCCGGGGGTCGGCGAGGTAGCGGCAGCCGACCGGGCCGCGCACCGCGAGCAGGCCCGGTTCGCCGTCCGGCACGGGCGCGCCGGAGGCGTCGACCACGCGCGCGTGCCACCCGGGCACGGGCAGGCCCGTGGTGCCGGGGCGGATCGCCTCGTCGGCGGCGGAGATGAAGATGTGCAGCAGCTCCGTCGC harbors:
- a CDS encoding bifunctional salicylyl-CoA 5-hydroxylase/oxidoreductase; this encodes MTVASAPTPAPAPSAVRRVAVIGGGPGGLYAAALLKRLDPAREVTVWERNAPDDTFGFGVVLSDETLGGIEHADPVVYAALRERFVRWDDIDIVHRGTRHTSGGHGFAALGRRALLAVLHERCRDLGVDLRFRAEAPPAAELATAYDLVVAADGVHSVTREAHADVFRTAVTSHRCRYIWLAADFAFDAFRFEIAETEHGVMQLHGYPFSADESTVIVEMREEVWRAAGFADADPAESIDRCAKVFADALHGRGLRSNNSSWLTFRTVVNDRWSHGNTVLLGDAAHTAHFSIGSGTKLAVEDALALAACLQEQPDVPRALAAYEAERRPVVASTQRAAQASLQWFEELPLYLGQPPRQFAFNLLTRSRRVTHDNLRLRDERFTTAVERDFGCPEGTPPMFTPFTLGGLTLRNRVVVSPMDMYSARDGVPGDFHLVHLGARALGGAGLVMTEMVCVSERGRITPGCAGLYTDEQADAWARIADFVHDQSPGTAFGVQLGHAGRKGSTKLMWEGIDEPLAEGNWPLVAPSALPYTSRSQVPHALRADELPALREEFAAAARRAARCGFDLLELHCAHGYLLSGFLSPLTNRRTDAYGGSLEARLRFPLEVFDAVREAWPADRPMTVRVSATDWAEGGTTADDAVVLARAFAAHGADAIDVSTGQVVSDDAPAYGRSYQTPYADRIRNETGVPVIAVGAISSWDDVNSLLLAGRTDLCALARPHLYDPHWTLHAAAEQDYQGPAAPWPRPYRAGSRRPQTGRTDAPKPRLSL
- a CDS encoding PaaX family transcriptional regulator C-terminal domain-containing protein, whose protein sequence is MSEQHAPRSLIVTFYGAYGRAAPGPVAVAELVRLLAPVGVDAPSVRSSVSRLKRRGLLVPARTSGGAAGYELSAEARQLLDDGDRRIYPAAGGRRDGGWVLAVFSVPEAERNKRHVLRSRLAGLGFGTAAPGVWIAPARLHDETRHTLERLGLTAYVDLFRGEHLGFTPTAEAVSRWWDLSAIAKEHEAFLDRHGPVLRAWHARPDTPPEQAYRDYLLALDTWRHLPYVDPGLPPELLPAYWPGTRSAEVFQGLHDRLHRAGSEFVLRG